Proteins encoded by one window of Prevotella nigrescens:
- a CDS encoding transposase, with translation MGSKHSRRRTFSEDFILTLLREYYSSEVSINFICRKYDIGSASFYQWQKKYGLDEKKLSLSHDIITKVKAMRSKKDMEKAPLTREEELEEQVSNLKKALEYSELRNQGLMKVIEISSKEYGEDLLKKAGAKQ, from the coding sequence ATGGGAAGTAAACATTCTAGACGCAGAACATTCAGTGAGGACTTTATTCTCACTTTACTTCGCGAGTATTACTCGTCAGAAGTGTCAATTAATTTCATCTGTCGCAAGTACGACATTGGTAGTGCCAGCTTTTATCAATGGCAAAAGAAGTATGGTTTAGATGAAAAAAAGCTATCTTTGTCGCATGATATTATTACTAAAGTAAAAGCTATGCGTAGTAAGAAAGATATGGAGAAAGCCCCTCTAACCCGTGAGGAAGAGCTTGAGGAACAAGTATCCAATTTGAAGAAAGCTCTGGAGTATTCTGAACTTCGCAATCAAGGGTTGATGAAAGTCATAGAGATAAGCAGTAAGGAATACGGGGAGGATTTGCTAAAAAAAGCTGGCGCCAAGCAGTAG
- a CDS encoding IS3 family transposase — protein MSPHHELNHNYFKYKNTAKGMVLTRPAQLWVADITYIDTEDGVVYLHLITDAFTHEIIGWKLSDSLQAVNTLAALDMAIEQSQGMDLSLMTHHSDRGVQYCSNAYVARLESIHSCISMTEDYNPTDNAIAERVNGIIKQEWLYHMKRPKDLDDARCIIAGIIDFYNNKRPHMSNGMLTPRQMRERHCNAA, from the coding sequence ATGTCGCCACACCACGAACTCAACCACAACTATTTCAAGTATAAGAACACGGCAAAAGGAATGGTTCTTACACGTCCTGCACAGCTCTGGGTAGCAGACATCACGTATATAGATACTGAGGATGGTGTGGTCTATCTCCACCTCATAACCGATGCGTTCACTCATGAGATAATCGGATGGAAGCTTTCTGACAGTCTGCAGGCTGTCAATACGCTTGCTGCCCTTGACATGGCAATAGAACAGTCACAGGGTATGGATCTCTCGCTGATGACGCACCACTCTGATCGTGGGGTTCAATACTGCAGCAACGCCTATGTGGCAAGGCTGGAGAGTATACACTCGTGCATAAGCATGACTGAAGACTACAACCCTACAGATAATGCAATCGCCGAAAGAGTGAACGGAATAATAAAGCAAGAGTGGCTCTACCACATGAAACGACCGAAGGACCTCGATGATGCACGATGCATCATTGCCGGTATCATAGACTTCTACAACAATAAGAGACCACATATGAGCAACGGCATGCTTACGCCAAGACAAATGAGGGAAAGGCACTGCAATGCGGCATAA
- a CDS encoding S8 family peptidase translates to MKKITFTILCLGMACSAFAQSKLDLQSRMTLLQMRNTAIPTYNSRTRSFERPKSVQPNVMAMIEFTGNNALSELEAQGVKVLRVRGNIAIVMVPTADVERISDLRCVHRLELSRPVYQKMDIVRQVTGIDKIHKGVDLPQAYTGKGVVTGIVDGGIDPNHINFLKPDGTTRFGYISKITATTTTQQGYLYQNYYPRAVLDTMTQRDNTYAIEDFSTDSYTNFHGTHTTGIMAGGYKGNITAAKTDDQDVSYKVTVPNLYYGGATESEIVASCGDLRDQYIAFGVDDIINYSKLSGPERKPCVINLSLGSNIGAHDSTSVMNRFLALCGKEAIICVAAGNEADHPVALTAKFDKADATVQTFIRPIMEGEYKTANKSYFNLRNGQICAYSNDADEFELQIVVTNGARNNKVAVRIPVATNTNGQPIIYSSGGDYAITGAVVNQTFAKAFNGYVSAASIKDQETGRYYVLAEFLTSDNQKTNKDGNYKLGLIIKSKKADQRVDVYGDARLVYFDDYDQPGWVKGSRNGSISDMACAANVISVGSYNVRNHWPSLDGYVYGYNKKGQGNDFPEGEVSRFSSYGTLADGRNLPDICAPGASVISSVNTYCVTNPDMGYTPAALQAEVKKDNKTYYWHQSLGTSMATPVVAGAIALWLEANPSLTYKDVVRIIKETAVKDNYVKNTGDPVQWGAGKFDAYAGLKQVLKEKAANGIQGVKANEKEIPVLTMTGTRSFTAFLANAKQLTVRAYTLSGQLVHTNVAQGNETDIDASSWEKGVYLIQVNGSSAQRIIIY, encoded by the coding sequence ATGAAAAAAATTACATTTACTATTTTATGCTTAGGCATGGCTTGCTCAGCATTTGCCCAGTCTAAGCTCGACTTGCAAAGCCGGATGACGCTATTGCAGATGCGTAATACTGCCATTCCGACCTACAATAGTCGCACACGCTCTTTTGAACGTCCGAAAAGCGTTCAGCCAAATGTTATGGCAATGATTGAATTTACGGGCAACAATGCCCTTAGCGAACTCGAAGCACAAGGTGTAAAAGTGCTTAGAGTACGTGGCAATATTGCTATAGTAATGGTTCCTACAGCTGATGTAGAACGCATATCAGATTTGAGATGTGTGCATCGTTTGGAATTATCGCGTCCAGTTTACCAGAAAATGGACATTGTTCGCCAAGTAACTGGTATTGATAAAATACATAAAGGTGTTGATCTTCCACAAGCATATACAGGTAAAGGAGTAGTAACAGGTATTGTTGATGGTGGTATCGACCCTAACCATATCAACTTTTTAAAGCCAGACGGTACAACTCGTTTTGGTTATATCAGTAAGATAACTGCAACAACAACAACTCAGCAAGGCTATCTTTACCAAAACTATTATCCTCGTGCGGTACTCGACACAATGACACAGCGAGATAACACGTATGCAATAGAAGATTTCTCTACCGATAGCTATACAAATTTCCATGGTACACACACCACAGGTATAATGGCAGGTGGCTATAAAGGAAATATTACTGCAGCGAAAACCGACGATCAAGACGTTTCTTACAAAGTAACAGTGCCTAATCTTTATTATGGTGGTGCTACTGAATCGGAAATTGTTGCTTCGTGTGGCGATCTGCGCGATCAATATATTGCTTTTGGTGTAGACGATATCATTAACTATTCTAAGCTCTCCGGACCGGAACGTAAACCTTGTGTTATTAACCTTTCGTTGGGTAGCAATATTGGTGCACACGATTCAACCAGTGTAATGAACCGTTTCTTGGCTCTTTGTGGTAAAGAAGCAATTATCTGTGTAGCGGCTGGTAACGAAGCCGACCACCCTGTGGCATTGACAGCAAAGTTTGATAAGGCTGATGCAACAGTTCAAACTTTCATTCGTCCAATAATGGAAGGTGAATATAAAACAGCAAATAAATCTTATTTCAATCTTCGTAATGGACAAATATGTGCTTATAGCAATGATGCCGACGAGTTTGAATTGCAAATTGTTGTTACCAACGGAGCACGTAATAATAAGGTGGCTGTTCGTATTCCAGTAGCAACAAATACAAATGGACAACCTATAATTTATTCTTCTGGTGGCGATTATGCCATTACCGGTGCAGTTGTAAACCAAACATTTGCAAAAGCTTTTAATGGATATGTAAGTGCAGCATCTATTAAAGATCAAGAAACTGGACGTTATTATGTACTTGCCGAATTTCTGACAAGCGACAACCAGAAAACAAATAAAGATGGTAATTATAAGTTAGGCTTGATAATAAAGAGTAAGAAAGCAGATCAGCGTGTAGATGTTTATGGCGATGCACGGTTGGTTTATTTCGATGATTACGACCAACCAGGTTGGGTAAAGGGTTCTCGCAATGGTTCAATAAGCGATATGGCATGTGCAGCCAATGTAATAAGTGTTGGTAGTTATAATGTACGAAATCATTGGCCATCGTTAGACGGATATGTTTATGGCTATAATAAGAAAGGTCAAGGAAACGATTTTCCAGAAGGCGAAGTATCACGCTTCTCTTCTTATGGAACATTAGCCGATGGTAGAAATCTTCCAGACATTTGTGCTCCTGGTGCATCTGTCATTTCTTCTGTAAACACATATTGTGTAACTAATCCTGATATGGGTTATACACCAGCTGCGTTGCAAGCAGAAGTAAAAAAAGATAATAAGACTTATTATTGGCATCAATCACTTGGAACATCAATGGCAACACCAGTTGTAGCAGGTGCAATTGCATTATGGTTAGAGGCAAATCCTTCGTTGACCTATAAAGATGTAGTGCGTATAATAAAAGAAACAGCAGTAAAAGACAATTATGTAAAGAACACTGGCGACCCAGTACAATGGGGAGCAGGAAAGTTTGATGCATATGCTGGTTTGAAACAAGTATTGAAAGAAAAGGCTGCAAATGGTATTCAAGGTGTGAAAGCAAATGAGAAAGAGATACCAGTTCTTACGATGACCGGTACACGTTCGTTCACTGCTTTCCTTGCAAATGCAAAGCAACTAACTGTACGTGCCTATACACTCTCTGGCCAATTGGTACACACAAATGTTGCCCAAGGTAATGAGACCGACATTGACGCATCATCATGGGAGAAGGGTGTATATCTTATTCAAGTAAACGGAAGTTCAGCACAACGAATTATTATTTATTAA
- a CDS encoding DUF6371 domain-containing protein has product MIYFDADNGNILRQTPITDHLYNWYCLDYYTDNEVFFDEHLLSGKPVAIVTEEKTTLLGTLAEPSIDWLAVGGGNNLTNGMMNKLGGKRVVLFPDDMSSDYWTEQFGKQFKVDCGFVNRDINRHLIDKIKCRGNP; this is encoded by the coding sequence GTGATATACTTTGATGCGGATAACGGCAATATCCTTCGACAAACCCCTATCACGGATCATCTTTACAACTGGTATTGCCTCGACTATTACACGGATAACGAGGTGTTCTTCGATGAACATCTGTTATCAGGCAAGCCTGTTGCCATTGTCACAGAAGAAAAGACCACCCTGCTCGGTACGCTTGCCGAACCGTCCATTGACTGGCTGGCGGTCGGAGGAGGCAACAATCTCACCAATGGCATGATGAACAAGCTGGGTGGCAAGAGGGTGGTCCTTTTCCCTGACGATATGAGTAGTGATTATTGGACGGAGCAATTTGGTAAACAATTCAAGGTGGACTGTGGCTTTGTCAATCGGGACATCAACCGACACCTGATTGACAAAATCAAGTGCAGGGGAAATCCATAG
- a CDS encoding T9SS type A sorting domain-containing protein: MKCQFYFSLIGAALACQLSAKAQTEDKPQVIFTGTSVNVKGISNNGRYICGARMYEEAYRFDLKEKRLMTIPAADSYSDMAALDVMDNGTLVGKNDKKQPAIYRDSEVGWEALPCPEGEWKDGSCAQCTGDGKYITGYIIGKGNAGSPYKTIPALWEQQDDDDYKYVGLPNPETDFLGGKTQFVSPRTISPDGKTIIGVMMEQHGFYSQPIIYYKKDNGTWEYETPFVAISYNMDVYKTWAEKEPQTKDYITARPGENDYLEQVKAYQRAHAKWQYEFFKAWKKGPEFTSVPVIMSENGKFVAPVAVINEYSYKEGAVNIERVSQLVYPCRYNTVTKEAEVIKAAKGFVPVAVSNYGDMLSSDGEKIILLLHETNETIELSEWLRKNHGFNLYDKLPANTKYLDCQTVGKGLDLIVASYRSVRDDGELDKKEVVCIKTPIVSGIIQTLNTPSSSSIYMDGNMLLCSQKTTKVSIYDLAGGKVFESALSQTEYDISSLAKGVYIVKAQIDGQTIKSKVYKKN; this comes from the coding sequence ATGAAATGTCAATTTTACTTTTCGCTCATTGGTGCAGCACTTGCTTGCCAACTATCTGCCAAAGCTCAAACAGAAGACAAGCCACAAGTAATTTTTACAGGTACTTCCGTGAACGTGAAAGGTATATCGAATAACGGAAGATATATATGCGGCGCACGCATGTATGAAGAAGCTTACCGATTCGACCTGAAAGAAAAAAGACTTATGACCATTCCTGCTGCCGATTCATATTCGGACATGGCAGCTTTAGACGTAATGGACAATGGAACTTTGGTTGGCAAGAACGACAAGAAACAACCTGCCATCTATAGAGACAGCGAAGTGGGCTGGGAAGCACTGCCCTGCCCTGAAGGAGAATGGAAAGATGGTTCGTGCGCACAGTGTACAGGCGATGGCAAATATATTACAGGATACATAATAGGCAAAGGTAATGCAGGCAGCCCGTATAAGACAATTCCTGCGTTGTGGGAGCAGCAAGACGACGACGATTACAAATATGTTGGACTTCCTAATCCGGAAACAGACTTCTTGGGTGGTAAAACACAGTTTGTTTCGCCTCGAACTATTTCTCCGGACGGTAAAACCATCATCGGTGTAATGATGGAGCAACACGGCTTCTACTCTCAACCCATAATCTATTATAAGAAAGACAACGGAACATGGGAATACGAAACTCCGTTCGTAGCCATATCTTACAATATGGACGTTTATAAGACATGGGCAGAGAAAGAACCCCAGACAAAAGACTATATTACAGCCCGCCCCGGAGAGAACGATTATCTTGAACAAGTAAAGGCTTACCAAAGAGCACATGCCAAGTGGCAATACGAGTTCTTCAAAGCGTGGAAGAAAGGTCCAGAGTTCACATCAGTGCCAGTTATTATGAGCGAGAACGGAAAGTTTGTTGCACCAGTAGCCGTTATAAATGAGTATTCTTATAAAGAAGGAGCTGTTAATATAGAGCGTGTCTCACAATTAGTTTATCCTTGCCGTTACAATACAGTTACTAAAGAAGCAGAAGTCATTAAGGCTGCCAAAGGTTTTGTGCCGGTAGCTGTTTCCAACTATGGCGACATGCTATCGTCTGACGGAGAGAAGATAATACTTTTACTACACGAAACCAACGAAACAATAGAACTGTCGGAATGGCTGAGAAAAAATCATGGATTTAACCTATACGACAAGCTACCTGCCAATACGAAATATTTAGATTGCCAGACTGTTGGCAAAGGACTCGACCTCATAGTTGCTTCTTACCGTTCTGTTCGAGACGATGGAGAATTAGACAAGAAGGAAGTTGTCTGCATTAAGACACCAATAGTAAGCGGCATAATCCAGACACTTAACACCCCGTCGTCTTCTTCCATATACATGGACGGGAATATGTTGCTGTGCTCTCAGAAGACTACAAAGGTAAGCATCTACGACTTGGCAGGAGGAAAAGTATTTGAATCTGCATTAAGTCAAACCGAATACGACATAAGCAGTCTTGCCAAAGGAGTTTATATTGTCAAGGCACAGATTGACGGGCAGACCATTAAATCCAAAGTGTACAAGAAAAACTAA
- a CDS encoding helix-turn-helix transcriptional regulator — protein MQGNFIMLQKEDLKEVIVEVLETIVGKNLLKEPVQTASTEYYTRDELCVRLHITYTTLWRMEKRGDIQAHKIGRRNLYSKQEVDALISNGLPTNTNNQ, from the coding sequence ATGCAAGGAAATTTCATTATGCTGCAAAAGGAAGACCTCAAGGAGGTCATTGTAGAAGTATTAGAAACTATAGTGGGCAAGAATCTGCTGAAAGAACCTGTTCAGACAGCATCCACCGAGTATTACACCCGTGACGAGCTTTGTGTACGCCTACACATTACTTATACTACGCTCTGGCGAATGGAGAAGCGTGGCGACATTCAGGCGCATAAGATTGGTAGGCGCAACCTGTATTCCAAGCAAGAAGTGGACGCATTGATTTCCAATGGGCTTCCTACTAACACAAATAATCAATAG
- a CDS encoding leucine-rich repeat domain-containing protein yields the protein MKKKLSFLSSALLMLMAMILKPLGAHAQSEEAIISFHTNVYEKAQGTGVTPSVSFVLGAANTKQVVSIDCGNGEEEFDVDVAQTGENQSIKGSLYTGQVSKEGWVKIYGDPSQIYYFNASGNEIDAIKFNSNLGLRVLNLEHNVLTSLNIDDLKGLQIIYLQDNPFAKATPLMIGSLPNLLVLEIPQIGHISPNFTLHNFPALRSFDAYHTLTLTSVDPTACPLLQRLSLDMTNVSSVDLSKNPELQVLNVSDSRVSSLDLSHNPKIRELYISHTSGTVNTDVKFENIDVTHCPELYYFFCGGNKFKQLDVSKNPKLFTFSCDDNLLRSLDVTNNPDLYSVSVRNNYMDFATLPWPGNWFEYYHAQHEMELNDTYKVGDVIDLSNRVLRQGTTTNGMLYRVPKEDPTKPVALDNTYYKYENGKVKLLKALTDQVFIQYTNTVLKDYPIRTENFTIRTAEEFGKDIKAVEISSLGSAGAPIKMSVGILGATDAKPVSVKVDLGDGNLVPIAIKSENPATTPNIDAQRKGTGNIIVYVPQDYYITALETDNLPIDNIDLTALTQLRVLVLKNAGLRNIDLGYNNKLRKLDLSGNLLTKLTLKGPSSYFYKSLLTDINVSNNQLENYEFDDFYAVRNFDISHNKMKALDVSDADNLRSLNISNNAFTRLLMNHSELLERLDASNNELTEVKIPPVAPLTYLNISGNNFTLANMPADFGLDGAHFIYAPQHVLEISTSSPGIDLSEQFIKKNGATTQYVWKKENGQKLVEGTDYTIKDGASKFKNLTVGKIYCEMTHAAYPAFTGANVFKTTLVQPIDMPKYELASFTTINAKDSIDLALASPVKGTSVYFEWNGDGNVTQYTLDTTYKLFRAKSKANTKVRVLVANADDKLSVFSISKVKIGASDFSGLKDTRSITIAEAGMQSVKIPASTALTQLNLSGNELTDFDLSNYPNLYFLSLTDNKIRKFDLSKAKKLGLAFISGNKMQEIKIDNPDLWNLELSKNALESVSLDKAPALEQLWLNDNLLSKVDISKNTKLGVLNLVKNKLRFSTMPIAVDADGKSKFNKYSYNLQEPLDVKLNGSKVDLSSEATIDGAPTEFRWFIDRINIVDGEPQGEELDKDDEYTITNGITTLKLTKATNHLVCLMRNPRLPNLYQITNYIDFDPTAVDGITANNDIQIQFVNGGITVIGAKNNTLAVYTIDGRLAYQGKLPDNEAHVPLAAGTYVVRVGNKVAKMNIK from the coding sequence ATGAAGAAAAAATTAAGTTTCCTTTCATCAGCTCTATTGATGCTGATGGCGATGATTTTGAAGCCTCTTGGTGCACATGCACAAAGTGAGGAAGCAATCATCAGTTTCCATACGAATGTGTATGAAAAAGCGCAAGGCACTGGCGTTACACCAAGTGTTTCATTTGTTCTTGGAGCAGCAAATACAAAGCAAGTTGTAAGTATCGACTGTGGTAATGGCGAAGAGGAATTCGACGTAGATGTTGCCCAGACAGGAGAGAACCAATCTATAAAAGGTTCTCTTTACACCGGGCAAGTGTCAAAGGAGGGTTGGGTTAAAATTTATGGTGATCCTTCTCAAATCTATTATTTTAATGCTTCTGGCAACGAAATAGATGCTATTAAGTTCAACAGCAATTTAGGACTTCGTGTTCTTAATCTCGAACACAATGTTTTAACCTCTCTCAATATTGACGACTTAAAAGGTTTGCAAATTATCTATTTGCAAGATAATCCATTTGCGAAAGCTACACCTTTAATGATTGGTTCCTTGCCTAATTTATTGGTATTGGAAATTCCACAAATTGGACATATCTCACCTAACTTTACGCTTCACAATTTCCCTGCACTGCGTTCATTCGATGCATATCATACTTTGACTTTAACAAGTGTAGACCCTACAGCTTGTCCTCTTTTGCAACGTTTGAGTCTTGATATGACTAATGTTTCGTCTGTAGATCTTTCTAAAAATCCAGAATTGCAAGTATTGAATGTTAGCGATTCGCGTGTTAGTTCGCTCGATCTTAGCCATAACCCAAAGATAAGAGAACTCTATATCTCTCATACTTCTGGAACAGTGAATACAGATGTGAAGTTCGAAAATATTGATGTAACACATTGTCCTGAACTTTACTATTTCTTCTGCGGTGGTAACAAATTTAAGCAACTTGATGTTAGTAAGAATCCTAAACTCTTTACTTTCTCTTGCGACGACAACTTGTTACGTTCTCTTGACGTTACCAATAATCCAGACCTTTATAGTGTTAGTGTTCGTAATAACTATATGGACTTTGCTACCTTGCCTTGGCCAGGTAACTGGTTCGAATATTACCATGCACAGCACGAAATGGAATTGAACGATACTTATAAGGTAGGCGATGTTATTGACCTTAGCAATCGTGTGCTGCGTCAGGGTACAACTACCAATGGAATGCTTTATAGAGTTCCGAAGGAAGATCCAACAAAACCTGTTGCATTGGACAATACGTATTATAAATATGAGAATGGAAAAGTTAAGTTGTTGAAGGCTCTTACAGACCAAGTTTTCATTCAGTATACAAATACCGTATTGAAAGATTATCCTATTCGTACCGAAAACTTCACCATTAGAACTGCTGAAGAATTTGGCAAAGACATAAAGGCCGTAGAAATTTCAAGTCTTGGTTCTGCAGGTGCTCCGATAAAAATGTCTGTTGGTATTTTGGGCGCAACCGATGCCAAGCCTGTTTCTGTAAAGGTTGATTTGGGCGATGGCAATTTGGTTCCTATTGCAATTAAATCAGAAAATCCTGCGACAACACCTAACATCGATGCACAGCGCAAGGGAACCGGCAATATTATTGTTTATGTACCACAAGATTATTATATTACAGCTTTAGAGACAGATAACTTGCCAATCGATAATATCGACCTTACGGCATTGACTCAGTTGCGAGTACTTGTTCTGAAGAATGCTGGTTTAAGAAATATTGATCTTGGTTACAACAATAAGTTAAGGAAATTAGACCTTTCTGGCAACTTGCTTACAAAACTTACGCTGAAAGGTCCGTCTTCTTACTTCTATAAGAGTTTGCTTACCGATATTAATGTAAGCAACAACCAGTTGGAAAACTATGAGTTCGATGATTTCTATGCTGTCCGCAATTTCGATATCAGTCATAACAAGATGAAAGCATTAGACGTTTCTGATGCAGACAATCTTCGTTCGCTCAACATTTCCAACAATGCTTTCACACGTTTGTTAATGAATCATAGCGAACTGTTGGAACGCTTAGATGCTTCTAACAACGAACTTACCGAAGTTAAGATACCACCAGTTGCACCATTGACTTATCTGAATATAAGCGGCAATAACTTTACATTGGCAAATATGCCTGCCGACTTTGGTTTAGATGGTGCACACTTTATTTATGCTCCACAACATGTTCTCGAAATATCTACTTCTTCTCCGGGAATCGACCTTTCAGAACAATTCATAAAGAAGAACGGTGCTACAACACAATATGTGTGGAAGAAAGAAAATGGACAGAAACTTGTTGAGGGCACAGATTACACTATTAAAGACGGTGCTTCTAAATTTAAGAATCTGACTGTGGGCAAGATTTATTGCGAAATGACACACGCTGCTTATCCTGCATTTACGGGTGCAAACGTATTTAAAACAACGCTTGTGCAACCAATTGACATGCCTAAATACGAATTGGCTTCTTTCACAACTATCAATGCAAAGGATAGTATAGATTTGGCGTTGGCAAGTCCTGTTAAGGGAACTTCTGTTTACTTTGAATGGAATGGCGATGGGAATGTTACTCAATACACGCTGGATACTACTTACAAACTCTTTAGAGCAAAATCTAAAGCTAATACCAAAGTGCGTGTACTTGTTGCTAATGCAGACGACAAGCTGTCGGTATTCAGTATTTCTAAGGTTAAGATTGGCGCATCTGATTTCTCCGGATTGAAAGACACCCGTTCTATTACAATTGCCGAGGCTGGAATGCAGTCTGTAAAAATACCTGCTTCTACAGCTCTAACACAATTGAACCTTAGTGGAAATGAACTTACCGACTTTGATTTGTCAAACTATCCAAACCTTTATTTCTTGTCCTTGACCGATAATAAGATAAGGAAATTCGATTTGTCGAAAGCTAAGAAACTTGGTCTTGCGTTTATTTCCGGTAACAAGATGCAAGAAATTAAGATTGACAACCCTGACTTGTGGAATCTCGAACTGAGCAAGAATGCTCTTGAAAGCGTGTCGCTCGACAAGGCTCCTGCTTTGGAACAACTTTGGTTGAACGACAACCTGCTTTCGAAGGTAGACATTTCTAAGAATACTAAGTTGGGAGTATTGAATCTTGTTAAGAATAAGCTGAGATTTTCTACAATGCCGATTGCTGTAGATGCAGATGGTAAGAGCAAGTTCAACAAATATTCTTACAACCTTCAGGAGCCTCTCGACGTAAAACTGAATGGCTCTAAGGTAGACTTAAGTTCAGAGGCTACGATTGACGGCGCACCTACCGAATTCCGTTGGTTCATCGACCGCATTAACATAGTTGATGGTGAACCTCAGGGCGAAGAGCTTGACAAGGACGATGAATATACTATAACAAATGGTATAACAACATTGAAGTTGACGAAAGCAACCAACCATCTTGTTTGCCTGATGCGTAACCCTCGTCTGCCGAATCTATATCAAATTACAAACTATATAGACTTCGACCCCACTGCTGTAGATGGCATTACTGCAAACAACGATATCCAGATACAGTTCGTAAATGGCGGCATTACCGTAATTGGTGCAAAGAACAACACATTAGCAGTTTACACAATAGATGGCAGACTGGCTTACCAAGGCAAGTTGCCCGATAACGAAGCACATGTTCCTCTTGCTGCAGGCACATACGTTGTACGTGTTGGCAACAAAGTGGCTAAGATGAACATTAAATAA
- a CDS encoding ATP-binding protein, which produces MRTVIPRDIYLKQLIDGRENGFIKVITGMRRCGKSTLLQVLFRDYLLKQNIPTDHIISIALDDRINQALRNPDVLLAYIRQQVTDNQLYFILMDEIQMVDEFMDVLNSLLHIENVDVYVTGSNSHFLSNDIVTEFRDRSDEIHMYPFSFSEYYAAVGGEKQVAWKDYYTYGGLPHTLTLVGDKKKSDYLYNVYRKTYLTDIKERYEIKEHEFEELAKMLSSFIGSSCNPNKLTNTFKSKENVDLSYPTVVKYISYLKDSFLIEEAERYDIKGRKYIGSLSKFYFCDLGVRNAILNFRQQEENHIMENVLYNELRMRGYNVDVGVVDVKRKIDGKSIRKQYEVDFVVNEGSDRYYIQSAFAMPNIEKEQQEKTSFSLINDSFKKIVVVKDDIKPKRDEQGIVTIGLLDFLMNKDSLKL; this is translated from the coding sequence ATGAGAACAGTTATCCCCAGAGACATCTATTTGAAGCAACTTATAGACGGACGAGAAAATGGCTTTATTAAGGTTATTACAGGTATGCGGAGATGCGGCAAGTCCACGCTTTTACAAGTGCTTTTCCGTGATTATTTGTTGAAACAGAATATACCAACTGACCACATCATCTCTATTGCTTTGGATGACCGTATCAACCAAGCTCTAAGAAATCCTGATGTTTTGTTGGCGTATATTCGACAGCAAGTCACGGATAACCAGTTGTATTTCATACTTATGGACGAAATACAGATGGTGGATGAATTTATGGATGTGCTGAACAGTCTGCTACATATAGAGAATGTGGACGTGTATGTAACAGGTAGCAATTCCCATTTCCTTTCAAATGATATTGTAACAGAGTTTCGAGATAGGAGTGACGAGATACACATGTATCCATTTTCTTTCTCTGAGTATTATGCAGCTGTTGGCGGAGAGAAGCAAGTGGCATGGAAAGATTATTATACATACGGCGGGCTACCTCATACATTGACTTTGGTAGGCGATAAGAAGAAAAGTGACTATCTTTATAATGTTTATCGCAAAACCTATTTGACAGACATAAAAGAACGGTATGAGATTAAAGAACATGAGTTTGAGGAATTGGCAAAGATGCTATCTTCTTTTATAGGTTCATCCTGCAATCCAAACAAATTGACCAATACCTTTAAGAGTAAAGAGAATGTTGATTTATCTTATCCTACTGTCGTTAAGTATATATCTTACTTGAAAGACTCTTTTTTGATAGAAGAAGCAGAACGCTATGACATCAAGGGACGTAAATATATAGGTTCCTTGTCGAAGTTTTATTTTTGTGATTTAGGAGTAAGAAATGCAATTTTGAATTTCCGCCAACAAGAAGAAAATCATATTATGGAGAATGTTCTCTATAATGAGTTGCGAATGAGAGGTTATAATGTAGATGTTGGTGTTGTAGATGTTAAAAGAAAAATTGACGGTAAAAGTATTCGCAAGCAATATGAGGTTGATTTTGTGGTGAACGAGGGAAGTGACAGATACTATATACAGTCTGCTTTTGCCATGCCCAACATTGAAAAAGAACAGCAGGAAAAGACTTCTTTTTCACTTATCAATGATTCTTTCAAGAAGATTGTTGTTGTAAAAGATGATATTAAGCCTAAACGGGACGAGCAAGGAATCGTAACCATTGGTCTGCTGGATTTTCTCATGAATAAGGATAGCTTAAAACTATAA